TTGTTAACCCATGGACAATGGTGATCCATTTTCCTGATGCATCTGCAATTGCAACACAATGTAATCAGTGCATTGCCCTGCTACATTACAAATACAAacttaattatgttaaatcaCCTTTGGCAAACAGAGCAATGATGAGCTCTGTCAGGCTTAATAGAACAACATTTTGGACACTTAAAAATAACCTGTCCATCTCTAAATCCCATTTGTTGTATCATCTCTTTCGTTGCATTGCCTTTTGGCACTGCACCctgtataaaaacaaaatatcgattttttttctaatgctTAGCCTATCTTATACGACACGTGCCAAATTAGGAAAATTAGAAGTTTTGTGTCAAAAAACTGAAGCAACCAGTTGGAGACCTGGCGATAGGACTAAGCCTATCTGAAgcacttaaaaataaatatatgccaAATCTTTAgcaataaataagattttagtGTTAGCTCAATTACCGGATCTGTAAACATGGTTCTTAGGTGCGACGCAAAGGCCAGGAATGCTAGAGATTGGAAAATGGCCATATTTAAGCTAGAATATATCGTATTTATCGTAGGAATAAGAATCACTGCCATCACTACAAACTCCGCATAAATGATCAGTAACCATGTTAATACTGCACATATGATGCCACATATATCCTATAAATACAGACGTTACATTAAggttatatattaaaataacaatataatttttagaacaaCCTTGCCAAACACTGATTAACTTAATCAgggattaatttaatttgcagaATCACTTAAAGCAAAATTTCCAACTACATAATTCATCATTCCTAATCTAATCtttctgtattaaaaaataaaagattaagcTGTTCTGTGCTAACAAAACAGTATTTCCTGATAAGTTAATCGTTGATTAAGTTAATCAAGGTCATTCATAGAGGAGTATCAGAAATCGTGTATTCATAAGACTTTGCCTTGATACACCAGAGCTTTCCACCGCAACATCTATTATGAAAGTCTTTCTCCCTGTGAAAGGGCATATAATCGTAATCCATCGTTGAAACTACTATTCACTGAACTGCTATAGTCTTTATAAGACATAAGGGTAACCACTGATATCTCCTCATACACGCATAAATCTGCAATCACATgcctggaaaaaaaaaacactgaTGTAGCGATACCAACCAGGCACTTGGGGTAACATTTTTCATAGCTAAATGGAGCTTTATTTGTCCGATATGAAAATCTTGATTTAATGCCAAGATAAACATCTGCAATCTCATTTATCAATGATAACATCAAAGCGAAAATCAGTCACTTAGCCAAGATGAGAACGCGGAATACCGGAGATGACAAACGTCAAATCTCTGGGAAtctgtctttctcttcttaaaagtatgtatgtacagcGAGCTAAATCGAATACTTACATGTCACAGCGCGATGACACGCATCCGTGGAAAGCGACAACGTGCGACGTCCGTCGTCATAACGTTTCGCATCGTGGCATCGCGAAACACGTGCACGGCGAGCGCCGACGGTGCTCCGGCGTAGAGACTGATTTTTCGCGAGACGTCGCCTACGTGATCGTGCGACGAAGTGCGTGCGGCACGAAACGTGCGTACAACGTACAACGGCGTGGCGTGCAGTCATAAATACGTGAATAATCGCTTCAATCTCGAATCGCAAGTACATATATCAGGCAACGGAGAAGCGAGTCAACCAGCATTATCGACGAGACTAATTCGTCCTCTCTACCTCTCTTCCCTTCCCCATCTGTCAGCCCATTCATTATCGTGGGTTGCGTTACTTGCGTTTCGTTTCATGCATGATACGCACGGTAGCATGAACCACGTTTATTCCGTTTCTCTTCACGCGCACTCGCTGCGCGCATGGATGGATCTGCCGACAACTACGTTACACCCCACCTCTTCCGGTGCATGAAGATAAAGTGAGACCACCATGAAAACTCCAAGAAAATGTATAcacaagtattttaaaaaagctgGTACTATTGCAAATTGCAACAGCATATTTTTGAGATCAAATCAAGTTAAAAAGTCCTGTACCATTTTTCCTTCCAACAAACAATTATCGAGATATAAGCTAAATATTTGCATCTAGTTTTCTTTGAATAGCTCAaaaggtatatgtatatcaggcaaataaaaaatgtttcaggcAAAagttgtttgtttttttacataaaataaggtgcttttaaaacaaatataggttcctatatataaaaattaagttgatCTTAAAATAACCCTGAAAACGTTTAccaaatcaaaaataaataacgctGTTATATCCCTCCTCCCCCCAAAAAAACCAAACCACTTTCgttttacactttttttttcaaaaatgcgTCTTCGACATATTTAGGTgtctcaatttaaaaaaactcaCCCTGTATACATTTGTCCGTGATATATGCACAAATATTACGTTTACGCAGCGCGAGCGTTACTTAATTCTGATATCAGGATAAGTAGCGAAATGAGATAAGTagcaaaaatgtatataatagtaatttacgataattattCCTTcacgtaaacgggattttgtagtaaacttacgataatttactccgcgtaaacgagtgaattatcgtgtAAGTtattactacagaagtaacgctcgcgtaaacgtagtatgtgAAAGCAATATTGACTTTATAAACCTTTTTTTgttcgaaataattattggtaTTTTGTTGGAATTTGTTGGacttaattagaaaatttgttGGTTGCCCagtttttcgaaaatatgCTCCGTCttatgctaagactccatagatGCGGAAACGCCATGcggcagagtgcgttgaccaatcacaaattttgatttttccgcaggcgacttgcggcagccttctgattggtcaatgcactctaccgcacggcgtttccgcgtctatggagtcttaaggccttcacacataaaatcgcgtaagaacgtaaaacgtaagcgtaagaaaatcgaccaatcccaatcaagtattgtgcTGTCCGTAACCACAGTAGGgggaaatacttgattgggattgatcgattttcttacgcctacgttttacgtccttacgacaTTTAtgtgtgtgaaggcctttagcATTATCTTACGTCCGTGGATTGAACCTTGCTTCTAGGGATTTTGTGTGGATTTCGCCGCGCGCGCCACCGAGATTCTGGTTTTGACAGCGTGTACTGTAGTGgcgaggggggaggggaagggggcGCGGCCATATTGGCTACTTGTGACTTTCGGGAGGAacgagtaaaaaaataacccAACTTTTCTCGTCTCTCGTGCACGCAGAAAAATGTTGCCCTGGAGAATTGTCCATTGATCCGCGATACGGCCGATCCTG
The nucleotide sequence above comes from Temnothorax longispinosus isolate EJ_2023e chromosome 4, Tlon_JGU_v1, whole genome shotgun sequence. Encoded proteins:
- the LOC139811263 gene encoding palmitoyltransferase ZDHHC3, whose amino-acid sequence is MDYDYMPFHREKDFHNRCCGGKLWCIKDICGIICAVLTWLLIIYAEFVVMAVILIPTINTIYSSLNMAIFQSLAFLAFASHLRTMFTDPGAVPKGNATKEMIQQMGFRDGQVIFKCPKCCSIKPDRAHHCSVCQRCIRKMDHHCPWVNNCVGENNQKYFVLFTFYIAGISLQSLFLCIQQFTTCVRQEWRECSTFNPPATVVLLLFLAFEALLFAIFTAVMLGTQLQAIWNDETGIEQLKKEEARWVRNSRWKSIQAVFGRFSIAWFSPFTSPPNAKTKLDSYLYSV